One window of the Klebsiella oxytoca genome contains the following:
- the nfsB gene encoding oxygen-insensitive NAD(P)H nitroreductase yields the protein MDIVSVALKRYSTKAFDATKKLTAEQAENLKTLLQYSPSSTNSQPWHFIVASTDEGKARIAKAASGTYVFNERKILDASHVVVFCAKTAMDDAWLERVVDQEEADGRFANAEAKAANHKGRTFFADMHRKELHDDDQWMAKQVYLNVGNFLLGVAAMGLDAVPIEGVDFAILDSEFDLKAQGYTSLVVVPVGHHSVEDFNAALPKSRLPQATTITEI from the coding sequence ATGGATATCGTATCAGTTGCCTTAAAGCGCTACTCCACCAAGGCATTTGACGCCACTAAAAAGCTGACTGCTGAACAGGCGGAAAACCTGAAAACGCTGCTGCAGTACAGCCCGTCAAGCACCAACTCCCAGCCGTGGCATTTTATCGTCGCCAGTACCGATGAAGGCAAAGCGCGTATCGCCAAAGCGGCGAGCGGCACCTACGTATTTAATGAACGTAAAATTCTCGATGCGTCCCACGTGGTGGTTTTCTGCGCGAAAACCGCGATGGATGACGCCTGGCTGGAGCGCGTGGTCGATCAGGAAGAGGCCGATGGCCGCTTCGCTAATGCCGAGGCGAAAGCCGCTAACCATAAAGGCCGCACCTTCTTTGCCGATATGCACCGCAAAGAGCTGCATGATGACGATCAGTGGATGGCGAAACAGGTTTATCTGAACGTCGGCAATTTCCTGCTTGGCGTTGCGGCGATGGGCCTGGACGCGGTGCCAATTGAAGGCGTCGATTTCGCGATTCTTGATAGCGAATTCGACCTGAAAGCTCAGGGCTATACCAGCCTGGTGGTAGTGCCGGTTGGGCATCATAGCGTTGAAGACTTCAACGCCGCCCTGCCAAAATCTCGCCTGCCGCAGGCGACGACAATTACCGAGATTTAA